A DNA window from Moorella thermoacetica contains the following coding sequences:
- a CDS encoding basic amino acid ABC transporter substrate-binding protein: MRGWQKIGGVLLLMLLLAGLTGCGGSNPQGNGAGAGTQANSSNTSTGKPRYSVALEATFAPFEFRDMKTGEFTGFDIDLIKAIGQVEGFDVDIKEMGFDGIITALQTNNVDLAISGISIDDERKKAVDFSLPYYQSGLVVAVKADNNTIKGFDDLKGKKIAVQINTTSAKEAKKIPGAMVTELDKVPDMFLELKNGGVDAVVNDLPVTAYYIKQGNNDVKIVGNIRSAEYYGIAVPKGKTEILQKINDGLKAIKANGQYEELYKKWFGQEPPAFLPGEPPQQKS, from the coding sequence ATGCGGGGTTGGCAAAAAATAGGCGGCGTGTTGCTACTGATGCTTTTACTGGCCGGCCTTACAGGGTGCGGTGGTAGTAATCCCCAGGGTAACGGTGCTGGAGCAGGAACCCAGGCAAACAGTTCCAACACCTCTACCGGCAAGCCCAGGTATTCTGTAGCCCTGGAAGCCACTTTTGCGCCCTTTGAGTTCCGGGATATGAAAACTGGCGAGTTTACCGGTTTTGATATTGACTTGATTAAGGCCATTGGCCAGGTGGAAGGTTTTGATGTTGATATTAAAGAAATGGGTTTCGACGGCATTATTACAGCCCTCCAGACCAACAACGTTGACCTGGCTATCTCGGGGATAAGCATTGACGATGAACGTAAAAAGGCAGTCGACTTTTCCCTACCCTACTACCAATCGGGTTTAGTGGTCGCGGTTAAAGCTGATAATAATACTATCAAGGGGTTCGACGATTTAAAAGGTAAAAAAATAGCCGTTCAGATTAATACCACCAGTGCCAAGGAAGCGAAAAAAATCCCCGGCGCCATGGTTACCGAACTGGACAAAGTGCCTGATATGTTCCTGGAACTGAAAAACGGTGGCGTCGATGCCGTGGTTAACGACCTTCCGGTGACGGCCTATTATATTAAACAGGGTAATAATGACGTTAAGATTGTCGGTAATATCCGCTCGGCCGAATACTACGGCATCGCCGTTCCTAAAGGTAAAACCGAGATCCTGCAAAAGATTAATGATGGTCTAAAGGCCATCAAGGCTAATGGCCAGTATGAGGAACTCTATAAGAAATGGTTCGGCCAGGAACCGCCCGCTTTCTTGCCGGGGGAACCACCCCAGCAAAAGTCCTGA
- a CDS encoding amino acid ABC transporter permease has product MGLVIQSLPYLLLGAVQTLKITLVAVSLGCILGLVAGMGRLSRRRLTSFLATCYVDFFRGTPLLVQIFIVYYGFPQLLDEGQKFLMASLGMPQLLQTTHIPVFVAATLATSLNSGAYVAEIFRAGIQSIERGQVEAARSLGMTEGQTMRYIVLPQAFKRVIPPLGNEFIAMLKDTSLLSVIGYVELTRQGQLISGATFKPLQIYFGVALIYLIMTFTISRLVDYLERRLKTGDLDRS; this is encoded by the coding sequence TTGGGATTAGTTATCCAATCCCTGCCTTATTTACTGCTGGGTGCCGTTCAAACTTTAAAAATAACCCTTGTGGCCGTATCCCTGGGCTGTATTCTGGGCCTGGTTGCTGGTATGGGCCGCCTTTCCCGCCGGCGGCTGACCAGCTTTCTGGCCACCTGCTATGTTGATTTTTTTCGGGGTACTCCCCTGCTGGTCCAGATCTTTATCGTTTATTACGGTTTTCCCCAGCTCCTGGACGAGGGGCAGAAATTCTTAATGGCCTCGCTGGGTATGCCACAGCTATTACAGACAACCCATATCCCCGTCTTTGTGGCTGCCACCCTTGCCACCAGTCTGAATAGCGGCGCCTATGTGGCCGAGATTTTCCGGGCCGGTATCCAATCCATCGAAAGGGGTCAGGTAGAGGCCGCGCGTTCCCTGGGTATGACCGAAGGGCAAACCATGCGCTATATTGTTCTTCCCCAGGCCTTCAAACGGGTTATCCCTCCCCTGGGAAATGAGTTTATTGCTATGCTCAAGGATACCTCTCTCCTATCGGTTATCGGTTATGTCGAGCTAACCCGCCAGGGACAGCTAATCAGCGGTGCCACCTTTAAGCCCTTGCAAATCTATTTCGGTGTTGCCCTGATTTATCTAATCATGACCTTTACCATTTCCCGCCTGGTGGATTACCTGGAAAGGAGGTTGAAGACCGGTGACCTTGATCGAAGTTAA
- a CDS encoding amino acid ABC transporter ATP-binding protein, which translates to MIEVKDLHKSFGSLEVLRGINCNIDEKEVVVVIGPSGSGKSTFLRCLNLLEVPTRGEVIIDGTSLTDPRTNINAVRQEVGMVFQRFNLFPHKTVLENITLAPIKVRHLPETEAEKLARELLARVGLSDKAGAYPEQLSGGQQQRVAIARALAMRPKIMLFDEPTSALDPEMVGEVLAVMKDLARDGMTMVVVTHEMGFAREVGDRVLFMDEGLILEEGTPDQLFNNCQNPRTRAFLSKIL; encoded by the coding sequence TTGATCGAAGTTAAAGACCTGCATAAGAGTTTTGGTTCCCTGGAAGTTCTCCGGGGAATTAACTGTAACATTGACGAAAAGGAAGTTGTCGTGGTCATCGGTCCCAGCGGGTCCGGTAAAAGCACCTTCCTGCGTTGCCTGAACCTGCTGGAGGTCCCTACCCGGGGCGAGGTAATTATTGATGGCACTTCCTTAACTGACCCCAGGACGAATATTAATGCTGTCCGCCAGGAAGTAGGCATGGTTTTCCAGCGTTTTAACCTCTTTCCTCACAAGACGGTACTGGAAAATATTACCCTGGCCCCCATCAAGGTCCGCCACTTGCCGGAAACGGAGGCTGAAAAGCTAGCGCGGGAATTGCTGGCCCGGGTGGGATTAAGTGATAAGGCAGGAGCCTACCCTGAGCAGTTATCCGGCGGCCAGCAGCAGCGGGTGGCCATTGCCCGTGCCCTGGCCATGCGGCCCAAAATCATGCTTTTCGACGAGCCCACTTCAGCCCTGGACCCGGAGATGGTGGGCGAAGTGCTGGCTGTCATGAAAGACCTGGCCCGGGATGGCATGACTATGGTAGTTGTTACCCACGAGATGGGTTTTGCCCGTGAAGTTGGCGACCGGGTACTGTTTATGGATGAAGGGCTAATTCTCGAAGAAGGAACGCCGGACCAGTTGTTTAATAATTGCCAGAATCCCCGGACCAGAGCTTTCTTAAGCAAGATACTTTAA
- a CDS encoding sensor histidine kinase has protein sequence MTLRLRLTLLVTITLGLTFIVLGGLVYFLMGHYLTNEIDRSLVARAQEVVRSFRVEGNLRLQRITLPNVNVFSAPDTFIQIVDINGFVVTRSDNLGQQSLPLGPQTLIQAGEGIAFFETEIVGNHPLRLYNVPLLLQNQPVGLLQVARLLSPVQQTLGNLRRVLLFLGLLLIFLAATLGYILARTALRPIDRLTQVAEQIGEGKDLDQRVPYQGPMDEVGRLAATFNAMLARLQRAYTRLEEAYSAQRRFVADASHELRTPLTTIRGNVDLLRKVQGQGEAWQDEALADIASEAERMSRLVNDLLTLARADAGQEIKREPLEILPLLQEVARQAPLLGTATFTAIGLENLAGVHIMGNRDYLKQLFFILLDNAFKYTPSEGKIDLIVNVEPQQRLIIKVRDTGPGIPPRDLEHIFERFYRADATRSSEGTGLGLAIARWIVEQHQGHIGVESTVGKGTTFTITIPLLKG, from the coding sequence ATGACCCTGCGTCTACGCCTCACCCTGCTGGTTACCATTACCCTTGGTTTAACCTTCATTGTCCTGGGTGGACTGGTCTATTTCCTGATGGGACATTACCTGACCAATGAAATTGATCGTTCCCTGGTCGCCCGGGCCCAGGAGGTTGTCCGTTCTTTTCGAGTAGAGGGAAACTTGCGCTTGCAGCGCATTACGCTGCCCAATGTGAATGTTTTCTCGGCTCCGGATACCTTTATCCAGATAGTTGATATAAATGGTTTCGTAGTCACCCGTTCTGATAATCTGGGTCAACAATCTTTACCCCTTGGACCGCAAACCCTCATTCAAGCCGGGGAAGGCATCGCCTTTTTTGAAACCGAGATAGTCGGTAACCATCCCCTGCGACTTTATAATGTACCCCTTTTATTGCAAAACCAGCCGGTAGGGCTTCTCCAGGTAGCCCGCCTTCTCAGTCCCGTCCAGCAGACCCTGGGCAACCTGCGCCGGGTACTGCTCTTCCTGGGGCTTTTATTAATCTTCCTGGCTGCCACCCTTGGTTATATCTTAGCCCGTACTGCCCTGCGGCCCATTGATCGTCTAACCCAGGTGGCTGAACAAATAGGGGAGGGCAAGGATCTGGATCAGCGGGTTCCCTACCAGGGCCCTATGGATGAAGTCGGCCGGCTGGCTGCTACCTTTAATGCTATGCTGGCCCGGCTTCAGCGAGCCTACACCCGCCTGGAGGAAGCCTATAGCGCCCAGCGGCGCTTCGTAGCCGACGCTTCCCATGAACTGCGCACCCCCCTGACTACCATCCGCGGTAATGTCGACCTATTACGGAAAGTACAGGGTCAAGGGGAAGCATGGCAGGATGAAGCCCTGGCCGATATTGCCAGTGAGGCCGAGCGAATGAGCCGGCTGGTCAATGACCTCTTGACCCTTGCCCGGGCTGACGCCGGTCAGGAGATAAAACGTGAACCACTGGAAATACTTCCTCTCTTACAGGAGGTGGCCCGCCAAGCACCTTTATTGGGAACGGCCACCTTCACAGCCATCGGATTGGAAAACCTGGCCGGAGTCCACATCATGGGAAACCGGGATTACCTCAAACAGCTATTCTTTATCCTTCTGGATAACGCCTTTAAATATACCCCTTCCGAAGGTAAAATCGATTTAATAGTTAACGTTGAACCCCAGCAGCGGTTGATCATTAAAGTCAGGGATACCGGCCCGGGTATCCCTCCCCGGGATCTGGAGCATATTTTTGAACGGTTCTATCGCGCCGATGCTACCCGCAGCAGTGAAGGAACCGGACTGGGCCTGGCCATAGCTCGGTGGATAGTTGAACAGCACCAGGGTCATATCGGGGTTGAAAGTACGGTGGGGAAGGGCACCACCTTCACCATTACCATCCCCCTGTTGAAAGGTTGA
- a CDS encoding response regulator transcription factor produces MRARILVVDDDAKITSMLKRALTYEGYDVEIAANGHQALALAANNPDLIILDIMLPGIDGLAVCRQIRSNSDIPILMLTARDDTADRVLGLDTGADDYLVKPFALEELLARIRALLRRRSRETEAEVLQFSDLTLNTSTREGFRGQRSFSLTAKEYELLLYFLQNPHRVLTRDELMTRIWGYDFSGESNVLEVYIGYLRAKLEAGGEPRLIQTVRGVGYVLKEQQP; encoded by the coding sequence TTGCGAGCCCGTATCCTGGTTGTCGATGACGATGCCAAGATTACTTCTATGCTCAAACGCGCTCTGACCTACGAGGGCTATGATGTAGAAATAGCTGCCAATGGCCACCAGGCCCTGGCCCTGGCGGCCAATAATCCAGATTTAATTATCCTGGATATCATGTTACCCGGCATTGACGGCCTGGCTGTCTGCCGCCAGATACGGTCCAACAGCGATATCCCCATCTTGATGTTGACCGCCCGGGACGATACCGCCGACCGGGTCCTCGGTTTGGATACCGGGGCTGATGACTATCTGGTCAAACCCTTTGCGCTGGAAGAATTACTGGCCCGGATCCGCGCCCTTTTAAGACGCCGATCCCGGGAAACAGAGGCAGAGGTGCTCCAATTCAGTGATCTGACCCTGAATACGTCCACCAGGGAGGGCTTTCGGGGCCAGCGCAGCTTTTCCCTGACGGCCAAGGAATATGAACTACTGCTTTATTTCCTCCAGAACCCGCACCGGGTCCTCACCAGGGATGAACTCATGACCCGGATCTGGGGTTATGACTTCAGTGGTGAATCCAATGTCCTGGAGGTTTATATCGGTTACCTGCGGGCTAAACTAGAAGCCGGGGGCGAGCCTCGCCTTATCCAGACAGTCCGGGGTGTGGGTTATGTCCTCAAGGAGCAGCAGCCATGA
- the gltX gene encoding glutamate--tRNA ligase, with amino-acid sequence MNKVRVRFAPSPTGSLHIGGARTALFNWLFARHHNGTFVLRIDDTDTERSTEASYKEILAAMGWLGLDWDEGPEKGGQFGPYLQSQRLELYRREAARLLNEGKAYLCYCTVEELAERRRQAQAEGRPPMYDRRCRYLTPADRTRLEQEGRQPVIRLAVPETGTTVVKDLIRGDVAFENATIDDFIIFKSNGMPTYNFATVIDDHLMQISHIIRAEEHLSNTPKQILVYQALAYELPAFAHVPMILAPDRSKLSKRHGATSVEEYRDEGYLPEAIINYLALLGWSPEGEEEIIPLEKIIEQFSLERVSKNAAIYDTKKLTWINGHYLREGNLDRITRLALPFLQAKGLLPDPLPEKDYNYVRSVIAAVRDRVKTLAEVADAASYFFTDVTNYEEKGIRKHFTRPGAAALLDEARERLATLPEFNAQAAEEAYRSLAEGKGISTGQLFHPTRLAISGRTMGPGLFEIMELLGRETVLARLDRAARWIRENLA; translated from the coding sequence TTGAATAAGGTTCGGGTTCGCTTTGCCCCCAGTCCCACTGGTAGCCTCCATATCGGTGGCGCCCGCACAGCTTTATTTAACTGGCTTTTTGCCCGGCACCACAACGGTACCTTTGTCCTGCGGATCGATGATACCGATACCGAGCGATCCACAGAAGCTTCTTATAAGGAAATCCTGGCGGCCATGGGCTGGCTGGGCCTGGATTGGGATGAAGGGCCGGAAAAGGGAGGCCAGTTCGGGCCTTACCTCCAGTCCCAGCGCCTGGAACTCTATCGCCGGGAGGCCGCCCGCTTGTTGAACGAGGGTAAAGCCTACTTGTGTTACTGTACCGTTGAAGAGCTGGCCGAAAGGCGCCGGCAGGCCCAGGCCGAAGGCCGACCGCCCATGTATGACCGCCGCTGCCGTTACCTCACTCCTGCCGACAGGACCCGCCTGGAACAGGAAGGAAGGCAACCTGTCATCCGCCTGGCCGTGCCGGAAACTGGGACAACCGTCGTTAAGGATCTTATCCGCGGCGATGTCGCCTTTGAAAATGCGACCATTGACGACTTTATTATTTTTAAGTCCAACGGTATGCCCACCTATAATTTTGCTACGGTAATCGATGACCATTTAATGCAAATCAGCCATATCATCCGGGCTGAAGAGCACCTCTCCAATACCCCTAAGCAGATTTTGGTTTACCAGGCCCTGGCATATGAACTGCCTGCCTTTGCCCATGTACCTATGATCCTGGCCCCTGATCGCAGCAAACTGAGTAAACGCCACGGGGCTACTTCGGTGGAGGAGTACAGGGATGAGGGGTATTTACCCGAAGCCATCATTAATTACCTGGCCCTGCTGGGCTGGTCGCCGGAAGGCGAGGAAGAGATTATCCCCCTGGAGAAAATAATCGAGCAATTTTCCCTGGAACGGGTATCCAAGAACGCCGCCATTTATGATACTAAGAAACTGACCTGGATCAATGGCCACTACCTGCGAGAAGGCAATCTGGACCGGATAACCAGGCTGGCTCTACCCTTTTTGCAGGCTAAAGGTTTACTACCAGACCCGTTACCCGAGAAGGATTACAACTATGTCCGCTCCGTTATCGCGGCCGTCCGCGACCGGGTCAAGACCCTGGCAGAGGTTGCCGATGCCGCCAGTTACTTCTTTACTGATGTAACCAATTATGAAGAAAAGGGGATTCGTAAACACTTTACCAGGCCCGGGGCTGCGGCTTTGCTGGATGAAGCGCGGGAACGACTAGCTACCCTCCCTGAATTTAATGCCCAGGCAGCCGAGGAGGCCTATCGTTCCCTAGCGGAAGGTAAGGGGATAAGCACAGGACAGTTATTCCATCCCACTCGTCTGGCAATCTCCGGCCGTACCATGGGACCAGGACTCTTCGAGATTATGGAGCTCCTGGGCCGGGAAACTGTGCTCGCCCGCCTGGACCGGGCCGCCAGGTGGATCCGGGAAAACCTGGCTTAA
- a CDS encoding glycosyltransferase family 4 protein: MHIGIFTDSYLPYTSGVVRSVVTFSRELRALGHRVVIFAPAYGHHDPERDIYRFRSFRAPTFKEFALAIPVAPGLTNTLRQLGIDLIHVHSPFLMGQLGVRMARRLGLPLVATYHTLYEEYIHYFPLAPGLLRRVVRNYTLSFYNGCRLVITPTDTIARYLQENGLKVPVVSIPTGIELERFQDVDTGWLRRHLQLPREEIILLHVGRLGKEKNISFVLQAFAKIHGEVPATRLVLVGSGPLKGELEHQAHSLGIAQAVTFAGSFSFEQMPAVYAGADLFVFASVTETQGLVVGEAKAAGLPVVAVRARGVQEMVEDGRDGFLVPLDIETFSARIRQLVLDAGLRKEMGRQGRLNASSLAAATMARRLADQYQELLG, from the coding sequence TTGCATATTGGTATATTTACCGATAGCTACCTGCCCTATACGAGTGGTGTCGTCAGATCGGTAGTTACCTTCAGCAGGGAACTCCGGGCCCTGGGACACAGGGTGGTAATCTTTGCCCCAGCTTATGGTCACCATGATCCTGAAAGGGATATCTACCGTTTTCGTTCCTTCAGGGCGCCGACCTTTAAAGAGTTTGCCCTAGCCATCCCGGTAGCGCCGGGCCTTACCAATACCTTACGACAGCTGGGAATCGATTTGATCCACGTACATTCCCCCTTTTTGATGGGCCAGTTGGGGGTCAGAATGGCCCGCCGCTTGGGTCTGCCCCTGGTAGCTACTTATCACACCCTTTATGAGGAATATATCCATTACTTTCCCCTGGCTCCCGGGCTCCTGCGCCGGGTTGTCCGGAATTATACTCTATCCTTTTACAACGGCTGCCGGCTGGTAATTACCCCTACCGATACTATAGCACGTTACCTGCAGGAAAATGGGCTCAAAGTACCAGTTGTTAGCATTCCCACAGGAATAGAGCTGGAACGTTTTCAGGATGTTGACACTGGCTGGTTGCGCCGTCACCTGCAGCTTCCAAGGGAAGAGATCATCCTTCTCCATGTAGGCCGTTTGGGCAAAGAAAAAAATATCTCTTTTGTCCTCCAGGCCTTTGCTAAAATCCATGGCGAGGTACCGGCGACCCGTCTGGTCCTGGTAGGTAGTGGCCCCTTAAAGGGGGAGTTAGAGCACCAGGCCCATTCCCTGGGAATAGCCCAAGCGGTTACCTTTGCCGGTTCCTTTTCTTTTGAACAAATGCCAGCCGTCTATGCCGGCGCTGATTTATTTGTCTTTGCCTCCGTTACCGAGACCCAGGGCCTGGTAGTGGGGGAGGCTAAAGCTGCCGGTTTACCGGTAGTTGCCGTACGGGCCCGGGGAGTGCAGGAAATGGTAGAAGACGGCCGGGATGGTTTCTTAGTCCCTTTAGATATTGAGACCTTCAGTGCCCGTATAAGACAACTGGTCCTTGATGCCGGCCTCCGTAAGGAAATGGGTCGGCAGGGACGCCTTAATGCTAGTTCCCTTGCGGCGGCGACTATGGCCCGCCGCCTGGCAGACCAATACCAGGAGTTACTTGGATAG
- a CDS encoding CBS domain-containing protein has translation MILARDIMTTDVVVVHPEDPVGDVVKLFLEKGITCAVVVDQKGKLQGIVTDGDIMAAIRQRRPVYVDLFNSVFVLEDTSDLNAKIKTLTSRPVKEIMTRKVITANEEATIAEVAGLMTDHRIKQVPITSQDRLVGLVRRHDIVQAVARNTP, from the coding sequence ATGATCCTGGCCAGGGATATTATGACCACCGATGTGGTAGTGGTCCACCCGGAAGACCCGGTAGGGGATGTTGTTAAACTCTTTTTGGAGAAGGGCATTACCTGCGCCGTTGTGGTAGATCAAAAGGGTAAGCTCCAGGGGATCGTCACCGATGGTGATATCATGGCTGCCATCCGCCAGCGGCGGCCGGTATACGTAGACCTTTTCAACTCGGTCTTTGTCCTGGAAGACACCAGCGATCTAAATGCGAAGATTAAAACCCTAACCTCCAGGCCGGTGAAGGAGATTATGACCCGTAAGGTCATTACGGCCAACGAGGAAGCTACAATCGCCGAAGTTGCCGGTTTAATGACCGACCACAGAATAAAGCAGGTACCCATTACCAGTCAGGATCGTCTGGTGGGCCTGGTACGGCGCCACGATATTGTCCAGGCCGTAGCCAGGAATACCCCTTAG
- a CDS encoding HAD family hydrolase, protein MLAYALPGQKIIINQVVLDFNGTIACDGELLPGVAPRLQALATDVKLYVLTADTFGTAALACRDLPVQLMKVDQLQGGEDKERLVVRLGAEHTAAIGNGNNDVQMLTRAALGLLVLGPEGSSGRALQVADVVFSDILAALDFLLKPKRVVATLRP, encoded by the coding sequence ATGCTGGCTTACGCTCTACCGGGGCAAAAAATTATTATTAACCAGGTAGTCTTGGATTTTAACGGCACCATAGCCTGCGATGGGGAACTCCTTCCGGGGGTAGCCCCGCGCCTGCAAGCCCTGGCCACTGATGTAAAACTCTACGTCCTCACGGCCGATACCTTTGGTACGGCAGCTTTGGCCTGCCGGGACCTCCCCGTGCAGTTAATGAAAGTCGACCAGTTGCAAGGGGGAGAGGACAAGGAGCGCCTGGTGGTCCGCCTGGGAGCAGAGCATACGGCTGCCATTGGCAATGGTAATAACGACGTCCAGATGCTCACCCGGGCCGCCTTGGGTTTACTTGTCCTCGGGCCGGAGGGTTCCTCGGGCAGGGCCCTCCAGGTTGCCGACGTTGTTTTCAGCGATATCCTGGCGGCCCTGGATTTCCTCTTAAAACCAAAGCGGGTAGTAGCTACCTTACGGCCATAG
- a CDS encoding CBS and ACT domain-containing protein, with product MFVRDHMTPDPITVTKETSVLDALELMKKNKIRRLPVIQDGRLIGLVTERDILRVSPSPASTLSVFEVNYLVAKMTVKDAMIKRPVTVPPDMTIEEAALLMREHKIDNLLVMEKERLVGIITQTDLFEALIKLFGLRRPGIRLTLKVVDRIGVLADIARLVKEAGINIINVANRHKDDIYTYVVLRLATDDVSSLLPALEDRGYQVVHVSSYNG from the coding sequence ATGTTTGTCCGGGACCATATGACTCCCGACCCTATTACCGTTACCAAAGAGACATCTGTCCTGGATGCTCTGGAGCTAATGAAGAAAAATAAAATCCGGCGCCTCCCGGTGATCCAGGATGGACGCCTTATCGGGCTAGTAACCGAACGTGATATCCTGAGGGTTTCACCCTCTCCTGCTTCCACCCTGAGTGTTTTTGAAGTTAACTACCTGGTTGCCAAGATGACCGTTAAGGACGCCATGATTAAACGCCCGGTTACCGTTCCCCCGGATATGACCATTGAAGAAGCAGCCCTTTTAATGCGGGAGCATAAGATTGATAACCTCCTGGTAATGGAAAAAGAGAGACTGGTGGGCATCATTACCCAGACTGATCTCTTCGAAGCCCTGATTAAACTCTTCGGCTTGCGACGGCCGGGTATCCGCCTGACCCTGAAGGTAGTGGACCGCATCGGAGTCCTGGCTGATATTGCCCGGCTGGTCAAGGAGGCCGGCATCAACATTATCAATGTCGCTAACCGCCATAAAGACGATATCTATACCTATGTTGTCCTGCGGCTGGCAACGGATGATGTGAGTAGTCTCCTGCCGGCCCTTGAAGACCGGGGTTACCAGGTTGTACATGTTAGTTCTTATAACGGCTAA